One Clostridium estertheticum DNA segment encodes these proteins:
- the gatE gene encoding Glu-tRNA(Gln) amidotransferase subunit GatE — MENNFMKTQIRIGYSPLMQTLPKVYEDLGFMCGLEVHQQLKTEKKLFCHCKAGVYQKHGQYDAEIVRHMRPTLSEMGGYDGTALMEFKTKKNIVYRIANLTTCTYDIDDTPPFKINQQALGIALEVALLLKTNIVGELHITRKQYLDGSIPAGFQRTGIISIEGQIPLKNKTIRIIQLSIEEDSCREISDIGHVRVYTTDRLGMPLIETVTYPDMKTPDEAAEAANYIRFLNRSTGKVRTGIGAARADVNVSINGGTRVEIKGVSHISYIPELVHNEAYRQKSLLEIRNDLIKRIPNFDHWKINHVILKGDSITTVSRSFRDNLSIQHKLVGVNLPGFKDILSFFTGPGRMFSDEISDRLKVIACIDKPNMTHSEDFDNVNQDINFEYLSKLLNSKVSDAQILFWGPEDDINTALETIEERCRLAFNGVPNETRKSFASGTTMFERVLPGADRMYPDTDSAPISISQELIDIAGRNLPIDVDTQITKLNNWNIPRDTFFYILRYNLVPLIVKICDDFNTEPKFVATLLGHKIKYLQGKFKTELPFNFEIIYKLFAFVKEQEIESELIYKMLPVIYKQPKMEMRYVLKSICFSKCSADSIISLIPIMQERFKRLKNTKNVEAELNWIMKNLQEKAIGNMPLHELAMVIRKGGIGK; from the coding sequence ATGGAAAATAACTTCATGAAAACCCAAATTAGAATTGGCTATTCCCCTCTTATGCAAACTCTCCCAAAGGTCTACGAGGATTTGGGATTTATGTGTGGTCTAGAGGTCCACCAACAACTAAAGACAGAAAAGAAACTTTTTTGTCACTGCAAGGCTGGTGTATATCAAAAGCATGGGCAATATGATGCCGAGATAGTAAGGCATATGAGACCTACTTTAAGCGAGATGGGTGGATACGATGGCACAGCACTCATGGAGTTTAAGACTAAAAAGAACATTGTGTACCGTATTGCCAATTTGACAACATGCACCTATGATATTGATGATACACCACCTTTTAAGATAAATCAGCAGGCTCTAGGAATTGCCTTAGAGGTTGCATTGCTTCTTAAAACAAATATTGTGGGGGAGTTACATATCACTCGTAAACAATACCTAGATGGAAGTATACCCGCTGGCTTCCAGCGTACAGGCATAATCAGTATTGAAGGACAGATTCCTCTAAAAAATAAGACAATTAGAATCATTCAGCTAAGTATTGAAGAAGATTCTTGTCGTGAGATTTCAGACATTGGTCATGTTAGGGTTTACACTACTGATCGTTTGGGTATGCCACTTATAGAGACAGTTACTTATCCTGATATGAAAACTCCTGATGAAGCGGCTGAAGCTGCCAACTATATACGCTTTCTAAACCGTAGTACTGGTAAGGTAAGGACAGGCATTGGTGCTGCTCGCGCGGATGTTAATGTTAGTATCAATGGTGGGACCAGAGTAGAGATTAAAGGTGTATCTCATATAAGCTACATTCCTGAATTAGTTCACAATGAAGCTTATCGCCAAAAGAGTCTTTTGGAAATCCGTAATGATCTTATAAAAAGGATTCCAAACTTTGATCATTGGAAAATTAATCATGTAATTCTTAAGGGCGACAGCATTACAACAGTATCTAGAAGCTTTAGAGATAATTTAAGTATACAACATAAACTAGTTGGGGTTAACCTACCGGGTTTCAAAGACATACTGTCATTCTTTACTGGGCCCGGTCGAATGTTCTCTGATGAAATTTCTGATAGATTGAAGGTTATTGCTTGTATAGATAAACCAAATATGACCCATTCAGAAGACTTTGATAATGTAAATCAGGATATTAATTTTGAATACCTTAGTAAATTACTTAATTCAAAGGTCAGTGATGCCCAAATTCTCTTCTGGGGCCCTGAGGATGATATTAACACTGCACTCGAGACTATTGAAGAACGTTGCAGGTTAGCCTTTAATGGAGTGCCTAATGAAACTCGTAAATCCTTTGCGAGTGGTACTACTATGTTCGAACGTGTACTGCCAGGTGCCGATCGTATGTATCCTGACACAGATTCAGCACCTATTTCCATTAGTCAAGAACTTATTGATATTGCTGGAAGAAATTTGCCTATTGATGTTGACACTCAAATTACAAAGTTAAATAATTGGAATATACCAAGGGATACTTTTTTCTATATTCTCAGATACAATCTGGTACCCCTTATAGTGAAGATTTGTGATGATTTTAATACCGAGCCTAAATTTGTAGCCACTCTATTGGGCCACAAAATTAAATATCTACAAGGAAAATTCAAAACAGAATTGCCCTTTAATTTTGAAATAATTTATAAGCTTTTTGCCTTTGTAAAAGAGCAAGAAATAGAATCTGAGCTTATATACAAGATGCTACCCGTTATCTATAAACAACCTAAAATGGAAATGAGGTATGTGTTAAAAAGTATTTGTTTTTCTAAGTGTAGTGCGGATAGTATCATTTCACTTATCCCAATTATGCAGGAAAGATTTAAAAGGCTGAAAAATACAAAAAATGTGGAAGCAGAGTTAAATTGGATTATGAAAAATCTACAAGAAAAAGCCATTGGAAATATGCCTCTCCATGAACTTGCAATGGTAATTCGTAAAGGAGGCATAGGCAAATGA
- a CDS encoding DegV family protein, with protein MSKIALITDSTSDVDKKMIEKYDLKVLPLRIIYKDREYIDRVTITPKEVYDNFVYEIPSTSLPSMQDMEDMYLKLEVEGYTHAIAVIISANLSGTYNTLRLVSENHPSIETCVFDSKSLTIGEAAIVEECGEMIKCGKSFDEIVDALPEIQSRISVYYAVDTLKYLIKGGRIGKVSGTIGEILNIKPIISINEDGVYYTYAKAKGKKKAISKLVDIAREALELTPCKIWVMHGGAYEEVKLFSETIAALPNITRLSFGEISPVAGVHTGPGLLGIIVAKEPPTKN; from the coding sequence ATGAGTAAGATTGCACTGATTACGGACAGCACTTCCGATGTTGATAAAAAAATGATTGAGAAGTACGATTTAAAAGTACTTCCTCTAAGAATAATATATAAAGACAGAGAGTACATTGACAGAGTAACTATTACCCCAAAAGAGGTTTATGATAATTTTGTATATGAAATCCCCTCAACTTCATTGCCTTCAATGCAGGATATGGAAGATATGTATTTAAAGCTTGAAGTAGAAGGATATACTCATGCCATCGCAGTAATAATATCTGCAAATTTATCAGGCACATATAATACATTGAGATTGGTAAGTGAAAATCACCCATCTATAGAAACTTGTGTTTTTGATTCTAAATCACTAACTATTGGTGAAGCAGCAATTGTTGAAGAATGTGGGGAAATGATAAAATGTGGAAAAAGTTTTGATGAAATTGTAGATGCTCTTCCTGAAATACAAAGTAGAATCTCTGTTTATTACGCAGTGGATACGCTTAAATACCTAATCAAAGGTGGTAGAATCGGAAAAGTTTCTGGTACTATAGGTGAAATATTAAACATAAAACCTATAATTTCAATTAATGAAGATGGCGTGTACTATACTTATGCAAAGGCAAAGGGAAAAAAGAAAGCCATAAGCAAGCTTGTAGATATAGCAAGAGAAGCTCTAGAGCTTACCCCTTGTAAAATTTGGGTTATGCATGGTGGAGCTTATGAAGAAGTAAAGCTATTTTCTGAAACAATTGCGGCGCTTCCAAACATTACAAGATTATCCTTTGGAGAAATAAGTCCAGTAGCAGGAGTTCATACAGGTCCTGGATTACTTGGAATTATTGTAGCAAAAGAACCTCCTACTAAAAATTAA
- a CDS encoding ammonium transporter, with protein sequence MSQINTGDTAFVLISAALVCLMTPGLAFFYGGLVRKKNVLTIMMQSFISMGVVTTIWVFGGFSLAFGPDIHGIIGSLKYFALQGVGITPNPAYGPTIPFLTFFTYQQMFAVITPALITGAFADRINFKSYLKFLVLWSILIYIPLCHWMWGGGFLQKLGAVDFAGGIVVHVSAGMAALASVFFVGKRKISPGENTAPHNIAFVALGTGLLWFGWFGFNGGSALAANGIAATAFINTDIAGSIAMVTWLIISWKFEKKPTLIGTLTGAVAGLATITPAAGYVRPWAAVIIGILASVVCYLSVQLRIKLEWDDALDVWGVHGVGGILGSILVGVFAEAQVNGINGLMFGDTHQFLIQLFAVVFTGVYAFVVTFGILKILNIFHPVRVSEEEEIKGLDSSLHGENAYEF encoded by the coding sequence ATGTCACAAATTAATACAGGCGATACCGCTTTTGTCCTTATAAGCGCAGCACTTGTTTGTCTAATGACACCAGGGCTTGCATTTTTTTATGGTGGATTGGTAAGAAAAAAGAACGTTCTCACAATTATGATGCAGAGTTTTATTTCCATGGGTGTAGTTACCACCATTTGGGTTTTTGGTGGATTTAGTTTAGCCTTTGGTCCAGATATTCATGGTATTATAGGTTCTCTTAAATATTTTGCCTTGCAAGGAGTTGGAATTACGCCAAATCCAGCCTACGGTCCCACAATACCATTTTTAACATTTTTCACATATCAGCAGATGTTTGCTGTAATAACTCCTGCTCTAATTACAGGAGCTTTTGCAGATAGAATAAACTTTAAAAGCTATTTAAAATTTCTTGTGCTTTGGAGTATACTTATATATATCCCGCTATGCCACTGGATGTGGGGAGGCGGTTTCTTGCAGAAACTAGGTGCAGTTGACTTTGCTGGTGGTATTGTTGTTCATGTTAGTGCAGGCATGGCAGCCCTAGCCTCAGTCTTTTTTGTAGGAAAGAGAAAGATTTCACCTGGTGAAAATACTGCACCACATAATATTGCATTTGTTGCTTTAGGTACAGGCCTGCTATGGTTTGGGTGGTTTGGGTTTAATGGTGGAAGTGCTCTTGCAGCAAACGGCATTGCAGCTACAGCCTTCATAAACACTGATATCGCTGGTTCCATAGCAATGGTTACTTGGCTTATAATATCGTGGAAATTCGAAAAGAAACCAACTTTAATAGGTACGCTTACTGGAGCAGTTGCAGGCCTTGCAACTATAACTCCAGCCGCAGGTTATGTAAGACCTTGGGCAGCAGTTATTATTGGAATATTGGCTTCTGTAGTGTGCTATTTATCAGTACAGCTTAGAATTAAATTAGAGTGGGATGATGCTCTTGATGTCTGGGGAGTCCATGGTGTAGGCGGTATCCTTGGTTCCATTTTAGTTGGTGTCTTTGCTGAGGCTCAGGTTAATGGAATTAATGGATTAATGTTTGGAGACACTCACCAATTTCTAATTCAACTATTTGCTGTAGTATTTACTGGGGTATATGCTTTTGTTGTTACTTTTGGTATATTAAAAATATTAAATATATTCCACCCAGTAAGAGTTAGTGAGGAGGAAGAAATTAAAGGCCTTGATAGCTCACTACATGGTGAAAATGCATATGAATTTTAA
- a CDS encoding ATP-binding protein: protein MKLRKNSMQIKLMMFFTILATVLFISVGFLFFRSTKDAIDFSKEKEFITLAEETSNKIERYMLERYEDIQVMVTSPLLKKGQMKKDVKLQYLNSVRNAYKAYDYIFITDAVGNIELFSGKPENDYGYKKFLPRVLQGENFVSDFIYFPDTKSYGVYYASPIIDVSNKVSGAVVERMNFNAISDIVKNVHLGVKGYAYIADKQGSSIFNPSNDMENARTFTTENNETSFTIHNHIKYFSAYYPISKYKTQKNTWNIVVEEPVNEAFKITYSLRNYTIVIVIFSVLIVFILVSLLSIKITKPIKTLVKQTQNIAEGYIGKNIKIESGDEIGSLAESFNIVLDNLKAMMQQIIQISGEAASLAEIRQYTGEFFKNIPSALITIDNMAKITTFNHEASNITGINEKDVLNKSVTDPFDIMLLPIIRLLLQGLEKDIIYIKHIIKIKGNMGIETPIMINTSLQKDVNGKILGVIGVFRSVEEIKQLEESAIRAKNLESLGAMSAGMAHELRNPLTSIKGYAQYIKSELGESSVLNEDISIVIDEVDRLNTIIDRFLDFARPKELNLELCNINEVLKLVVKLISKEMLPENIGIIMNITNVPLIPFDFEQIEQVILNISMNAIQAMPDGGILTIHSVFLEASNIIEITLQDTGFGISDGNHDKIFEPFFTTKTKGTGLGLAICSRIVENHKGVIEVLSTPEVGTKFTIKLPGPQI, encoded by the coding sequence ATGAAATTAAGAAAAAATTCTATGCAAATTAAATTGATGATGTTTTTTACAATACTTGCTACTGTATTATTTATTAGCGTAGGTTTCTTGTTTTTTAGAAGTACTAAAGATGCTATTGATTTTTCAAAAGAAAAAGAATTCATTACTTTAGCTGAAGAAACCTCAAATAAAATAGAGCGATACATGCTAGAAAGATATGAAGATATTCAAGTTATGGTAACATCTCCCCTTCTAAAAAAAGGACAGATGAAAAAAGATGTAAAGCTACAATATTTAAATAGTGTAAGAAACGCTTATAAGGCTTATGATTATATTTTCATTACTGATGCTGTGGGTAATATTGAATTATTTTCTGGAAAACCAGAAAATGATTATGGTTACAAAAAATTCTTACCTAGAGTGCTACAAGGTGAAAATTTCGTATCTGATTTTATATATTTTCCTGATACAAAATCCTACGGAGTATATTATGCCTCACCAATCATAGATGTAAGCAATAAAGTTAGTGGTGCGGTTGTTGAGAGAATGAATTTCAATGCAATTTCAGACATTGTAAAAAATGTACACTTAGGTGTTAAGGGATATGCTTATATTGCAGATAAACAGGGAAGTAGTATTTTTAATCCCTCAAATGACATGGAAAATGCGCGAACATTTACCACTGAAAATAATGAAACATCTTTCACTATACATAACCACATAAAATATTTTTCTGCCTACTATCCTATAAGCAAATATAAAACTCAAAAGAATACATGGAATATAGTAGTAGAAGAACCTGTAAATGAAGCTTTTAAAATCACCTATAGTCTTAGAAATTATACAATTGTAATAGTGATTTTTTCAGTGCTAATTGTATTTATCCTAGTCTCACTTTTATCAATAAAAATAACTAAACCAATTAAGACCTTGGTTAAACAAACACAAAATATAGCTGAAGGATACATTGGAAAAAATATAAAGATAGAAAGTGGTGACGAAATAGGGAGTCTAGCAGAATCTTTTAACATTGTTTTGGATAATCTTAAGGCTATGATGCAACAAATAATACAAATTTCAGGCGAAGCAGCTTCACTAGCGGAAATAAGGCAGTACACCGGAGAATTTTTTAAAAATATTCCAAGTGCCCTAATCACTATAGACAACATGGCTAAAATTACTACGTTTAACCATGAGGCTAGCAATATAACAGGTATAAACGAAAAAGATGTTTTGAATAAAAGTGTTACAGATCCTTTTGATATAATGCTACTTCCAATAATTAGATTATTACTTCAGGGACTTGAAAAGGATATAATATATATAAAGCATATAATAAAAATTAAAGGTAACATGGGAATTGAAACTCCTATAATGATCAATACCTCGCTACAGAAAGATGTAAACGGAAAAATTCTTGGGGTAATTGGAGTTTTTCGAAGCGTTGAAGAGATAAAACAATTAGAAGAAAGCGCTATAAGAGCTAAGAATTTAGAGTCCCTAGGTGCTATGTCTGCAGGAATGGCTCACGAATTAAGAAATCCCCTCACCTCCATAAAAGGGTATGCACAGTATATAAAGTCGGAGCTTGGTGAATCTAGTGTCCTTAATGAAGACATATCAATAGTAATTGATGAAGTAGATAGGCTAAATACAATTATTGATAGGTTTTTGGACTTTGCAAGGCCAAAGGAATTAAATCTTGAATTGTGCAATATCAATGAAGTTTTAAAGCTTGTAGTAAAGCTTATAAGTAAAGAAATGCTCCCTGAAAATATAGGTATAATAATGAATATAACTAATGTTCCCCTCATCCCATTTGATTTTGAACAAATAGAACAAGTCATATTAAATATTTCAATGAATGCTATTCAAGCTATGCCTGATGGCGGAATATTAACAATTCATTCGGTTTTTCTTGAAGCATCTAATATAATAGAAATTACGCTTCAAGATACTGGGTTTGGAATTTCTGATGGTAACCATGATAAAATATTTGAACCTTTCTTTACAACAAAAACTAAAGGAACTGGACTCGGTCTTGCAATTTGCTCTAGAATAGTTGAAAATCATAAAGGAGTTATAGAAGTTTTAAGTACTCCCGAAGTAGGTACTAAATTTACAATTAAGCTACCTGGACCTCAAATATAG
- a CDS encoding response regulator: protein MKKEEIKVLIADDHDLIRQGLMRIISFEDDIIIVGEAENGEKVLDMLKSCEPDVILLDMKMPLMDGLEVLQRVKEKLKSIKIIMLTVENDMTFILDAINNGADGYVLKDSAGTEIVEAIRTVYGGDKYIDKLLVSALFSGFKIKEKNKQCILDSLSKREIEVLLYISKGLSNKDIGERLFISEKTVKNYATNLFRKIGAHDRVHAAIFALDQHIQLYYESKFQE, encoded by the coding sequence ATGAAAAAAGAGGAAATTAAAGTATTAATAGCAGATGACCACGATCTCATTAGACAAGGGTTAATGAGAATAATCAGTTTTGAGGATGATATAATTATCGTTGGAGAGGCTGAAAATGGTGAGAAGGTGCTTGATATGTTAAAGAGTTGTGAACCAGATGTCATATTATTAGATATGAAAATGCCTTTAATGGATGGGCTTGAAGTTCTCCAAAGGGTAAAGGAAAAATTAAAGAGTATAAAAATAATCATGCTGACGGTGGAAAATGACATGACTTTTATTCTAGACGCTATTAATAATGGAGCAGATGGATATGTACTTAAAGATTCTGCAGGCACAGAAATTGTGGAGGCTATCAGAACTGTATATGGGGGAGACAAATATATTGATAAATTATTAGTTTCTGCTCTGTTTTCGGGGTTTAAAATAAAGGAAAAAAATAAGCAGTGTATCCTAGATTCCTTATCAAAAAGAGAAATTGAAGTTTTATTATATATTTCAAAAGGATTAAGCAATAAAGATATTGGAGAACGTCTGTTTATATCAGAAAAAACAGTGAAGAACTACGCCACAAACTTGTTTAGAAAAATAGGAGCACATGATCGTGTTCATGCCGCTATTTTTGCTCTAGATCAGCACATTCAGCTTTATTATGAATCTAAATTTCAGGAATAA
- a CDS encoding MFS transporter, producing MDSEKKLGDEGVIKKQRIKIKLLNLYGRFNNDRDFKLFLIVGLFTGIASGINSTVFNNFLSDTYKLTASARGIVEFPRELPGVLIVIVLGILAFLGDIKIAIVGMIFAALGMLGLGLFSPSFATMLLWMMLLSLGTHIFMPLSAGIGMNLSESGNYGARLGRYSAYNLIATIVGYAIVWFGFKYFKLTYQIAFVFASVFYIFAAFFLGLMKSKKPKKKKVTLVFKKKYTLYYCLSVVNGARKQIFLTFAPWVLIQVYHVDPPTFALLGLIIAVLSIFTRTIVGNAIDKKGERFVLSLEAIVLIVICMGYSFAADLVSPSAAVVIIAACYVIDNSLSVVEMARSTYIKKIAICPEDVIPTLSAGTSFDHVIAMSIPFVGGILWTTMGYQYVFIVAAFIASINLFLSLKIKIN from the coding sequence ATGGACAGTGAAAAAAAACTTGGCGATGAGGGCGTAATAAAAAAACAACGGATAAAAATAAAATTATTAAATCTCTATGGTAGGTTCAATAACGATAGAGATTTTAAGTTATTTTTAATAGTGGGACTATTTACAGGAATAGCAAGTGGAATAAACTCAACTGTGTTTAATAACTTTTTAAGTGATACATATAAATTAACAGCTTCTGCTAGAGGTATTGTAGAATTTCCTCGTGAACTACCAGGTGTTCTAATAGTTATAGTTCTCGGAATACTGGCATTCCTTGGGGACATAAAAATAGCAATTGTTGGGATGATATTTGCTGCACTGGGAATGCTAGGACTTGGTTTGTTTTCTCCCTCCTTTGCAACTATGCTTTTATGGATGATGTTACTTAGCCTTGGTACACATATTTTTATGCCTTTGTCTGCAGGCATTGGTATGAATCTTTCTGAAAGTGGAAATTATGGAGCAAGACTAGGAAGGTATAGTGCATATAACCTGATTGCAACTATTGTGGGATATGCAATTGTATGGTTTGGGTTTAAATACTTTAAACTTACCTATCAAATAGCTTTTGTGTTTGCCTCAGTTTTTTATATTTTTGCAGCATTTTTTCTTGGTCTGATGAAATCTAAAAAGCCTAAGAAAAAAAAGGTTACCCTTGTTTTCAAAAAAAAATATACTCTATATTACTGCCTTAGTGTAGTTAATGGTGCAAGAAAGCAGATTTTTTTAACCTTTGCGCCCTGGGTACTTATTCAAGTGTACCATGTCGATCCTCCTACTTTTGCATTACTCGGATTAATAATTGCTGTATTAAGCATTTTTACAAGAACCATCGTTGGCAATGCTATAGACAAAAAAGGAGAAAGATTTGTGCTTTCACTAGAAGCTATAGTTCTTATAGTCATTTGTATGGGGTATTCTTTTGCAGCTGATTTAGTTTCACCAAGTGCTGCTGTAGTTATTATTGCGGCGTGCTACGTAATAGATAATTCACTAAGCGTAGTAGAAATGGCAAGATCTACTTATATAAAAAAGATTGCTATATGTCCTGAAGACGTTATCCCTACTCTTTCAGCTGGTACGAGCTTTGATCATGTAATTGCTATGTCAATACCTTTTGTAGGTGGCATATTATGGACAACTATGGGTTATCAATATGTTTTCATTGTTGCTGCATTCATTGCTTCTATCAATTTGTTTTTATCTTTAAAAATTAAAATTAATTAA
- a CDS encoding sensor histidine kinase — MNNLSIDIGNINDIIKKIIKQISNSREQILEIVDNVRIEYEIQKSELLLIKANIDMVINEVDSLEAQDKLMRKKLVEVSKKFNSLNEEEIKFVYESASDIRVKFIMKQNDEKRLRERRDALEIVLKKSIKNLDNSEKVINQISIAMGYLEGDILSVLEGADKSSEMFIGIKILEAQENERKRISRDIHDGPAQHIANLIMKADICTIIIQKDLHEGLKELSDLKESVKVALKEVRSIIFDLRPMTLDDLGLNKTIEQAVKSISEDFSMDVKLKLKPMDTEVESIIQVAVFRIVQEIFNNIKKHSKAKHVEVKLDFGTKYLRLLISDDGIGFNVEETLKRVKTKGTSYGLIGILDRVNQLQGRIHIESSTGAGCTYNVVIPVNREVIKDEKRGN; from the coding sequence ATGAATAATTTAAGTATAGATATTGGTAATATTAATGACATTATAAAAAAAATTATTAAACAGATAAGTAATAGCCGCGAACAAATTCTTGAAATAGTTGATAATGTAAGGATAGAGTATGAAATTCAAAAATCAGAGCTTTTGTTAATCAAAGCAAATATAGATATGGTTATTAATGAAGTTGACTCACTTGAAGCACAGGATAAACTTATGCGTAAAAAACTAGTGGAGGTTTCAAAGAAATTTAACTCATTAAACGAGGAGGAAATTAAATTTGTATATGAAAGTGCTTCGGATATTAGAGTAAAGTTTATTATGAAGCAAAATGATGAAAAGCGGCTTAGAGAAAGAAGAGATGCGCTGGAAATAGTATTGAAAAAGTCTATAAAAAATCTAGATAATTCAGAAAAAGTAATTAATCAAATAAGTATTGCTATGGGATATTTAGAGGGCGACATACTTTCAGTTTTAGAGGGAGCTGACAAAAGCTCTGAAATGTTTATTGGAATTAAAATATTAGAAGCCCAAGAAAATGAGAGAAAGAGAATATCAAGGGACATTCATGATGGGCCAGCACAACACATTGCCAATCTTATTATGAAAGCAGATATATGTACTATAATTATTCAAAAGGATTTACATGAAGGACTAAAAGAATTATCTGATTTAAAAGAAAGTGTAAAAGTGGCCTTAAAAGAGGTTAGAAGTATAATTTTTGATTTAAGACCTATGACATTAGATGATTTAGGGTTAAATAAAACAATTGAACAAGCTGTAAAATCCATTTCTGAAGATTTTAGTATGGATGTTAAGTTAAAATTGAAACCTATGGACACAGAGGTAGAATCCATTATTCAAGTAGCAGTTTTTCGGATTGTTCAGGAAATTTTTAATAATATAAAAAAACATTCCAAAGCAAAGCATGTGGAGGTCAAATTAGATTTTGGTACAAAATATTTAAGGCTACTCATATCAGATGACGGCATTGGCTTCAATGTGGAAGAAACTTTAAAAAGAGTAAAAACCAAAGGAACTTCTTATGGACTTATTGGAATATTGGATAGAGTGAACCAATTACAAGGCCGAATTCATATAGAATCGTCAACGGGAGCGGGCTGCACTTATAATGTAGTGATTCCAGTTAATCGGGAGGTGATTAAAGATGAAAAAAGAGGAAATTAA
- a CDS encoding sigma-54-dependent transcriptional regulator, which translates to MTKYSILIVDDEENVRKLLQKIFLKENYITHIASNAEEALHIIDTFQVDVVITDIKMPGMSGIELLNKIREIDISIQVIMITAFATLETAIDALKMGAKDYITKPFNLEDILLSVKKLINSIDSTDILDSHSKNSVNNINNSLSSDSISMRKVIDIIAHVADTKSTVMIYGETGTGKELAAHSLHFLSSRKDKPFIKVNCAAIPDSLLDSELFGYDKGAFTGAVVKKPGRFELANGGSIFLDEIGDISANVQVKLLRVLQEREIEHLGGTKTIKIDVRIIAATNRNLEDLVKKQIFREDLYYRLNVVPINLPPLRERKEDILKLANSFLSKASIISGREKKQITEAALKYLINYNWPGNIRELENIIERCVVVTSKEIITQEDLPSYITNYNPTKPIEKQCESLDSVIDNAEKEVLIKALKQCNGNRTKASELLGISRRSLHRKIIKYSIED; encoded by the coding sequence ATGACAAAATACTCTATATTAATAGTAGATGATGAAGAAAATGTTAGAAAGCTTTTACAGAAAATTTTTCTAAAAGAAAATTATATAACTCATATTGCTTCTAATGCTGAAGAGGCTTTACATATTATAGATACATTTCAAGTTGATGTAGTTATAACTGATATTAAAATGCCGGGTATGAGTGGAATAGAACTACTCAATAAAATAAGAGAAATAGATATTTCTATTCAAGTAATTATGATTACAGCCTTTGCTACATTAGAAACAGCTATTGATGCTTTAAAAATGGGTGCTAAGGATTATATTACAAAACCATTTAACTTAGAAGATATTTTACTCTCAGTAAAAAAATTAATCAATAGTATTGATAGTACTGATATATTAGATTCACATTCAAAGAATAGTGTAAATAATATTAATAATTCCTTATCAAGTGATAGTATCTCTATGAGAAAAGTTATAGATATAATTGCCCACGTGGCAGATACAAAATCTACAGTTATGATCTATGGTGAAACTGGTACTGGCAAAGAATTAGCTGCCCATTCCCTTCATTTCCTCAGCTCAAGAAAGGATAAACCCTTTATTAAAGTTAATTGTGCAGCCATACCGGATTCTCTTTTAGATAGTGAACTCTTTGGTTACGATAAAGGCGCATTTACTGGCGCAGTAGTTAAAAAGCCTGGAAGATTCGAGCTTGCAAATGGTGGCTCAATATTTCTAGATGAAATAGGAGATATATCTGCCAATGTACAAGTTAAGCTACTTAGAGTGCTTCAAGAGCGAGAAATTGAGCATTTGGGTGGCACAAAGACTATTAAAATTGATGTGAGAATTATAGCAGCCACCAATAGAAATCTTGAGGACCTAGTAAAAAAGCAAATATTTAGAGAAGATTTATATTATAGATTAAATGTTGTTCCAATAAATCTACCACCCTTAAGAGAACGGAAGGAAGATATACTAAAGCTTGCAAATAGTTTCTTAAGTAAAGCTTCAATAATATCTGGTAGAGAGAAAAAACAAATAACTGAAGCTGCATTAAAGTATCTAATTAATTATAACTGGCCAGGCAATATAAGAGAATTGGAAAACATTATAGAGAGATGCGTTGTGGTTACCTCAAAAGAAATAATAACACAGGAGGATCTGCCCTCCTACATTACTAATTATAATCCTACAAAGCCCATAGAAAAACAGTGCGAATCACTTGATTCTGTAATTGATAATGCAGAGAAAGAAGTATTAATTAAAGCGCTAAAACAATGCAACGGTAATAGAACAAAAGCTTCAGAGTTATTAGGTATAAGCCGAAGATCTCTCCATAGAAAAATAATAAAATATAGTATAGAAGATTAA